From Methylobacterium radiodurans, a single genomic window includes:
- a CDS encoding DUF1499 domain-containing protein codes for MRRPIVEEPVTRAGPLARRLALFAILVTGLALVLVRDPRAETGPALATLAAGIGVALLAVLVAGFAFVRVWREGARGLGAAVAGLFLAALVLAYPAYAALRGLRLPALNDISTDIENPPAFSRSRTAFAARDGRYPPEPGPQARERQRAAYPQIAPLTLDVDADEAFELARKAAVNRRWQIVEAIRPGGRLGNGRIEAVARGLLLNLPDDVTVRVRPRADGARIDVRSASRLGGRDLGVNADRIRAYLDEVSNLALALK; via the coding sequence ATGCGCCGCCCGATCGTCGAGGAGCCCGTCACCCGCGCCGGCCCGCTGGCCCGCCGGCTCGCCCTGTTCGCGATCCTGGTGACCGGTCTCGCCCTTGTTCTGGTGCGCGATCCCCGCGCCGAGACCGGTCCGGCGCTGGCGACGCTTGCGGCCGGGATCGGCGTGGCGCTGCTCGCCGTGCTGGTGGCGGGCTTCGCCTTCGTGCGGGTCTGGCGCGAGGGCGCGCGCGGGCTCGGTGCCGCGGTCGCCGGCCTGTTCCTCGCCGCGCTGGTCCTGGCCTATCCGGCCTACGCGGCGCTGCGCGGCCTCAGGCTGCCGGCGCTCAACGACATCAGTACCGACATCGAGAATCCGCCGGCGTTCTCGCGCTCGCGCACGGCCTTCGCGGCGCGCGACGGGCGCTACCCGCCCGAGCCCGGCCCCCAGGCGCGCGAGCGCCAGCGCGCCGCCTACCCGCAGATCGCGCCGCTGACCCTCGACGTCGACGCGGACGAGGCCTTCGAGCTGGCCCGCAAGGCCGCGGTGAACCGGCGCTGGCAGATCGTGGAGGCGATCCGTCCGGGCGGGCGCCTCGGCAACGGGCGGATCGAGGCGGTCGCGCGCGGGCTGCTGCTCAACCTGCCGGACGACGTGACCGTGCGGGTGCGCCCGCGGGCGGACGGGGCGCGCATCGACGTGCGCTCGGCCTCGCGCCTCGGCGGGCGGGACCTCGGCGTCAACGCCGACCGGATCCGCGCCTACCTGGACGAGGTCTCGAACCTCGCGCTGGCGCTGAAGTAG
- a CDS encoding MarR family winged helix-turn-helix transcriptional regulator, producing MSRPTLEPIPDPDPLRVWFRFIRLNRRVTAAVAAELRGIGLSIPQFDVLSTLTEREGLTQQDLAARLYVTKGNVSGLIDRLVEAGLVERRPIPGDRRSHALHLTPAGGDLAARGIAAQEAYVGRTLGRLGAEDLAAVERLVLAWRELARADTEAGRG from the coding sequence ATGTCGCGTCCCACGCTCGAGCCGATCCCCGATCCCGACCCGCTCCGGGTCTGGTTCCGCTTCATCCGCCTCAACCGGCGGGTGACGGCGGCGGTCGCCGCGGAGCTGCGCGGTATCGGCCTGTCGATCCCGCAATTCGACGTGCTCTCGACGCTCACCGAGCGCGAGGGCTTGACCCAGCAGGATCTGGCGGCCCGGCTTTACGTGACGAAGGGCAACGTCTCGGGGCTGATCGACCGGCTGGTCGAGGCCGGGCTGGTCGAGCGGCGGCCGATCCCCGGCGACCGGCGCTCGCACGCGCTGCACCTCACCCCGGCCGGGGGCGACCTCGCGGCGCGGGGCATCGCCGCGCAGGAGGCCTATGTGGGCCGCACCCTCGGGCGGCTCGGCGCGGAGGATCTCGCGGCGGTCGAGCGTCTGGTGCTCGCGTGGCGGGAACTCGCCCGCGCGGATACCGAGGCCGGGCGGGGCTGA
- a CDS encoding HAD family hydrolase — MARAVIFDIDGTLLDSVDLHAEAWVAAFARFGIATDFATVRGQIGKGGDELMPVFVPEERLAREGEAIEAYRSDLFKRDYLPRVKPFPGVRALFERVRAEGLTIALGSSGKRAEVEHYQEILGITDLVDVATSSDDADRSKPHPDIFQAALERLGGMPKDRVLAVGDTPYDAEAAGKAGIGAIGVLCGGFPEADLSAAGCRAIYRDPQDILDGFDASPLARRHGHTT; from the coding sequence ATGGCGCGCGCGGTCATCTTCGACATCGACGGGACGCTGCTCGACAGCGTCGACCTGCATGCGGAGGCCTGGGTCGCGGCCTTCGCCCGGTTCGGCATCGCGACCGACTTCGCCACCGTGCGCGGCCAGATCGGCAAGGGCGGGGACGAACTGATGCCGGTCTTCGTGCCCGAGGAGCGCCTCGCGCGCGAGGGGGAGGCGATTGAGGCCTACCGCTCCGACCTGTTCAAGCGGGATTACCTGCCGCGCGTGAAGCCCTTCCCGGGCGTGCGCGCCCTGTTCGAGCGCGTGCGCGCCGAGGGCCTGACGATCGCGCTCGGCTCCTCGGGCAAGCGCGCGGAGGTCGAGCACTACCAGGAGATCCTCGGGATCACCGACCTCGTGGACGTCGCCACGAGTTCCGACGATGCCGACCGCTCGAAGCCGCATCCCGACATCTTCCAGGCGGCGTTGGAACGGCTCGGCGGCATGCCGAAGGATCGCGTGCTGGCAGTGGGTGACACACCCTACGATGCCGAGGCCGCGGGAAAGGCCGGGATCGGCGCGATCGGCGTGCTCTGCGGAGGCTTCCCGGAGGCGGACCTGTCGGCGGCCGGCTGCCGCGCCATCTACCGCGACCCGCAGGATATCCTCGACGGCTTCGACGCCTCGCCGCTCGCCCGGAGACACGGACACACGACCTGA